Genomic window (Hydrogenimonas cancrithermarum):
TCGGCGACGATCGCCAATGCGAGCAGATCGAGAAATCTCCCCATCCTAAGATCGAGGCCCAACCGCTGTTTCAGCGCACCGATCAGAAACCATGCCACCTGCGCCCCACAGATTTCGGGATAGGCGAAACTGCACTCCTCTTTTTTTGGATTGACGATGGCATAGGCATCGGGAAGCGTTTCGGAAGGGGTGTGGTGGTCCGTAATGATCAAATCGATACCGCGCCTTCTGCAAACCTCCGCCGCATCGATCGCGGTGATGCCGTTGTCGACAGTCATCACGACATCCGCATCGACCCTCTCCAGGATTTTCGGAGAAATGCCGTATCCGTCACGGAACCGGTTGGGGATAATCACTTCGACCGGATATCCGATGATTTCGAAAAACTCCTCCATCAGTGCCGAAGAGACGACACCGTCGACATCGTAGTCGCCAATGACGACGATGCGCTCTTTGCGTTCGATCGCCTTCACGATGCGTTCGGCGGCACGTTCCATGTCGTGAAGTTCGAAAGGGCTGGGGAGCTCTTTGAGGGTTTTGAAGCCATCATCGAATCGCGCCGCGAGAAGTGCGGCGATCTTCGCTTTTGTCAAACGCGGCAGATTACTCATTCTCGGCGTTTTTCGCCGTCAATGCCGCATTGGCAAATGCGAGGATGGAAGGGTTGGGATTTTGCAGGCGCGAAGTGAATTCGGGATGAAACTGCACACCCAGGAACCATGGATGCTCTTTCACTTCCACAGCCTCGATCAGGCCGTTGGATTCACCGGAAACGATCATGCCCGCATTTTCGAGTCGCTCGCGGTAAGCCGGGTTCGCTTCGTAGCGATGGCGGTGGCGCTCGTAGATGATCTTTTTGCCACCGTAAGCCTCAAAGAGTTTCGTCCCCTCCTTGATCTCGCATGGGTAGGCACCCAGACGCATCGTGCCACCAAGCGGGCTTTTGTGGGTACGCACCTGTTTCTCTCCGGACTGGTCGATGAATTCGTCGATCAGATAGATAACCGGCTCTTTGGTTTCGGGATCGAACTCGACCGAGTTGGCCTCTTCGATACCGAGGACGTTGCGTGCGTACTCGATAAGGCTGAGCTGCATGCCCAGACAGATTCCGAGATAGGGAATCTTGTTCTCCCTGGCATGGCGAATCGCCATTATCTTTCCTTCGACACCCCGAACACCGAAACCGCCGGCGACCAGAATGCCGTCCACTTCGCCGATCGTCTCCTCGATCCCCTTCTCCTCGACATCTTCACTGTCGACCCAGTGGATGTTGATTTTCGTATCGAGTGCCGCACCGGCATGGATCAGCGCTTCGGTCAAAGATTTATAAGACTCTTTGAGATTCAGATATTTGCCGACGAAAGCAATCGTGATCTCGTCACGCGGCGCGATGATACGCTTGACCAGAATGTCCCACTCTTCCATATTGGGTTCTTTGTCGGCCAGGTGGAAACGTTTGGTCAGCGGATGCATAATCCCGTCTTTGAGGAAGTTGAGCGGCACCTGATAGATCGTCGGCGCATCCATACACTCGATGACGCTGTCCATATCGACGTCGCAGCTCATCGCGATCTTGCGGCGAAGCTCTTTGGGCAGCGGTTTTTCACAGCGCGCGATGATCATATGCGGGGTGATACCGATACGGCGGAGCTCCTGCACACTGTGCTGGGTCGGCTTCGTTTTCAGTTCGCCCGCCGCTTTGATGTAAGGCACGAGCGTGACGTGGATGTTGATGACACGTTCACTACCGAGTTCATGCTTGATCTGACGGATCGTCTCGAGAAACGGCAGCCCCTCGATATCGCCGACCGTTCCGCCGAGCTCCACGATCAAGACGTCTTTGCCTTTTCCGGCATCGAAGATGCGCTGCTTCACTTCACCGACAATGTGCGGGACAACCTGGATCGTCTTGCCCAGATACTCCCCTTTGCGCTCCTTCGTCAAAACGGTATGATAGATCTGGCCGGTCGTGAAGTTGTTCTTTTTGCTCAGATCGACGTTCAAAAAGCGTTCGTAATGCCCCAGGTCGAGGTCTGTCTCCGCGCCGTCTGCGGTGACGAAAACCTCGCCGTGCTCAAGTGGGCTCATCGTGCCCGGGTCCATATTCAGATATGGATCCATCTTCAGAATGGAGACATCGAGTCCCGTCTGCTTCAGAAGCGTTCCCACGCTCGCTGCCGTGATCCCTTTTCCAAGAGAGCTGAGAACCCCACCGGTTACAAAGATATATTTGGTCATGTACGCCTCGCCATAAAGTAGTTGGGTTATTTTAACAAACCGCCACTAAGAGACGCCTTGCACAAAAAGCAGCCAGTAGACGCCAAGCCCCATCAGCGATGTAAGGGCCATGCCGACAAAAACCCACCGGCCGATACGTCTATGGGCAGCGAACATCGGCTGCCGCTGTCGAAACGTTTTGAGCGAACGGATCACCAAGTAACCCCACGCGACAACGGCAACCAGTGCAACGGTGACATGGACGACCATGTAAAGTGCCATGGCCGTTTCGGGTATCGATGTCCGGGCGATGTAGTATCGATATCCGCCATCGATGCGCACGCCCACTTCGAAAAAGAGCACCATCGCCATTGTCGCTGCGAACAGTGCTGTCTGCATATGGGCATGCAGACGCAACCGCCGTCGGACCGCAAGCATGACAGCACCGCCCATCAGCAACGGAAGCAGTGTAAAATAGAGTGTCGCCAAATCCATGTAAAACGGTGCAGCGGTACCGAAAAATCCCGTTTCGAACATCTCAACTCTTCGGCTGCGCGATGCCGAGCCGGCACCGCATCGCTTCGGCAACGAGCAGCCTCGCCATCTCCCTGCTTTCGACAAGGATATGGTCGATATTCAAATCACGAATCATCTCGGCTTCCTCTTCGCAGTGCACCTTGACAACGACATTTGCATGTGGCGCGACCTGCATCAGCGCTTCGCAGATAAGACGCAGATGCCGGATATGGTCGACGGCGACGATCACGGCGCTCGCACGTCCCACGTCGAAATGTTTGAGAACCTCTTCGTTCGCAGCATTGGCGAAGAAGATCGGTTCGCCCATCTTCCGTCCCCACTCCATTCTCTGAATGTCATGCTCGAGAATCAGGTAGGTCACCCCCTGGCGCTTCAGTTCCACCGCCACCTTCCGCCCCAACGGTCCGAACCCGCAGACGATGACATGGTCGGAAAATCCCGTCGATTCAACCTTGACGATCTCCGGTTCCGGTTCGGGGATGAACCTGTCCGCAATGTCACGGACACGGCTCAGAATGAAGACGGAGAGGATCATCGAAATCACGACGGCACTGAGCAGGATCTGCGTCTGTGTATTGCCGATGAGCCGATTCGCCTGCGCCAGGGCGAAGACCGCCAGGGCGAATTCGCCTACCTGTGCCAGTGCCAGCGCCGTTTTGAGCGCGACACGGGGGCGTGTGAAAAAGCGCATGAAAAGAAAAATGACCCCGAATTTCACGACCATGACGACAAGTGCCACCAGAAAAATTGTGACGATGCTGTGTGCGACCTCCTGCAGATCGATCTGCATACCGACCGTAACGAAAAAGAGTCCCAGAAGCAGATCACGAAACGGCACCAGTTCCGCTTCGATCTGGTACTTGTAGTGTGTCTCCGCCAGCATCATCCCCGCCAAAAAAGCGCCAAGCGAATAGGTGAACCCGAACAGATGTGCCAGCTCCGCCGATCCGACCACGAGAAAGAGTACCGTGCCCAGGAAAATTTCCGACGAATTGGCCCGCGTCACCCACCCGAGCAGCCATTCGATCATATACTTCCCGACCAGGTAGATGATGATCCCCACGACCACCGCATCGAGCAGGATGGTTTTGAGCATCGCGAAGATATCGCTGTTTTCGGAGGAGAAGATCGTCACCGTCAACAAGATCGGGATAACGGCCAGATCCTGAAAAATGAGAATCCCGACCGCTTTGCGGCCATACGGGGTCTGCACATCGCCGCTTTCGTTCAGTGCCTTCAGAACGATCGCCGTGGAAGAGAGCCCAAGCGCCAATCCCGTAATGATCGCACCCTCGGCAGCCATACCGAAAAGATGGGCCGCCAGCCCAAAGAGCAGAGCACTGAAACCCATCTGAAGCGAACCGTAGAGCATCACCTCTTTGCGCATCGCCACAAGCTGGCGGAACGAAAACTCCAGCCCGATCGTGAACATCAAAAAGACGATGCCGAATTCGGCGATCTCGCTAAGTTCATGATAATGGTCATGATGAAGAGCGAATACCGCAGAGATTGCGATACCCGTCGCGATATAGCCGATGACAGTGGGGATACCCACGCGTTTCAAAAGAGAGTTGATGGCCACCGAAAAAAAGATGCCCGCGAGAATGATCGGTAGATAGGTCACGACACGCCTTTTTGCTGAGGATATCACTCTTTTGATCGATTATATCAAAGGTGGCGCAAAAGGGTATGCAAAAGGTCGTTCAGTCCGCCGAAAACAAGCGGACCGAAAAAGAGGAGTCGAAAAAATTTTGGAGAACGGATCAGGCGTTTTTGAGTGCTTTCGCCCATGATTCCATCGCATTGTTCGCCTGCGGATTGGGCGCTTCCATGAAGATGACGACAAATTTGTCACCCATATCGCTGACGCCGATGGAACGCGGGCGCACAGCCATCACTTCCGGCGTCGGAAGCTCCTTGCCAAAGCAGAAGACAATGTTTTTCGCCCCTTTGATCTTTTCGTTGATCTCGCCTTCGGCCAAACCGCTGGTATGGGCATAGTGATCGAATGTCGCGATGTAAGCCGCAACCGGATGCTCCTCGATTTTCGCTTTGAAGTAGTCGATCACATCATCGACCGTTTTGCATGTCGTCTCCTCTTTGTCGATGATCAGTTCGAAAATCGGATACTTCTCTTTGAATACTTTCTGGGTCACTGGTAGCTCCTTCTATTTGATTTTGGGGAGTTTATTCTATCCTTATCTATATTCAAAGAAAATAATTGTCATAAGTTCGTTTTTTAATCTTCAGAATTGCCTTTGGCTGTTTCCGCCCTGAAAATCATCGGGTGGAAGGCTTTGGAGACGATCTGGATCCGGCTGCCGATACGCAGTCCTTCGCGTTCACGCTCTGTAGCCATGATTTTGACGATCTGCGTTCCGACGGCAACGGTCAGCAGATAGACCATTTCGCACGGTTCGATGGCGAGCACTTCACCAACGAATTTGAAGCTGCTGCTGATGCGCTCTTTGACAAAGACCTCCGAAGGGGTGCCCACCTCTTTTATCTCTCCGCGCTCGAGGCGATAAACGCTCCCGCAGAGGCGGAAGATTTCGCTCGGATCATGACTCACAAGGATCGTTGTCAGTTTGAACCGCTTATGGATCTCGGCAAGCTCGTCCTGGAGTCTGATACGCATCGCATGATCGAGTGCCGAGAGCGGTTCGTCGAGCAGAAGCAGGCGGGGGCGGCGCACCAGTGCACGCGCCACCGCAACACGCTGCTGCTGGCCGCCGGAGAGCTGTGAGGGGAGGCGATCGGCGAGCTCACGCAACCCAATCGTTTCGATAAGCTCATCGACAATCACGGGATTCTCCCCTTTTTGCAAGGCAAAGCGAAGATTCTCCGCGACCGTCATATTGGGGAAGAGCGCGTAATCTTGAAAAACGAATCCTATTTTGCGTTTTGCGGGCGGCAGGTCGATCTTTTTTCGACTGTCGAACCATGTTTCGCCGTCCACGACGATGCGGCCGGCATCGGGTGTTTCGAGCCCTGCGATCATCCGCAGTACCGTCGTCTTTCCGGCTCCGGACTCACCGAAAAAAGCGACGAACTCGCCATTCTCGATGGTTGTCTTAATGCTGAGCTCCAGCTCTCCTTCGGTAGAGAGCAGCTTTTTTTTGAGTGCAAGTTCTATCATCGTTACATCTTTTGCATGAACGAACGGTTCACGAGATAGACCACCAGCAGAATCGAAAAGGTGACTGCAAAGAGGATCAGTGCGTAGTGGTTGGCGATATCGTAGTTGAGTGCCTCGACTTCGTCGTAGATGGCGATGGAGGCGACGCGCGTTTCGCCGGGGATGTTGCCGCCGATCATCAAGACCACGCCGAATTCTCCGACCGTGTGGGCGAAGGTGATGACGATGCCCGTCAATAGCGAGGGTTTGATATTGGGCAGCAGCACGCGAAAGAGGATGGACGTGCGGGATTTGCCGAGCATCTGCGCCGCTTCGGTGAGCGATTTGGGCAGATTCTGCAGGCCCGCCTGGATCGGGTGCACCATAAAGGGAAGACTGAAAATAGCCGAACCGAGCACTAGTCCCTCGAAAGTGAAGGGGAGACGAAAACCCAGCACCTCTTCGCAGAATTTTCCAAAGGCGTGTTCGCTGCTGAACGCCACTAGTAGATAAAAACCCAGTACCGTCGGCGGCAGAACCAGCGGCATACTGACGACGGTTTCGATGATCGGCTTGAATCGTGAGCGGGTCGAGGCGAGAAAATAGGCGAGCGGCACGCCGATAAAGAGCAGAATGATCGTCGTGACGACGGCAAGCTTGAACGTCAACGCCATCGTCGTCCAAAACTGTGCATCCATCAATCACTCTCCATCAGCGTTATTTCGTTGGCTTTGACCAGCGCCGTGACGCGGTCACCGACTTTCAGTTCCATCGCTTCACAGGCGCGGCGGCTGATGATCGAAACGATCGTATCGCCCGCGTAAGCCAGCGTCACCTCCGCCAGCAGATCGCCGAGGACGATCTTTCCGATACGACCCTCAAAACGGTTACGAAGACTCAAGGCCCCGCTGAAACCTTTGGCGAGCGCCACTTCGCTCTCCTTGAAAAGCACCCAGACATCGCTGCCGACCGCCACACCCGGATTTTCGTTGGGTTTCCCGAGCATAAACGCCGTCAAACCCGTGTTGCCGCATGCGATATCCACCTGTGAAAGTTCGCCTGAACATTGTATCGCGGTGACGCTGCCTTTCAAGCGGTTCATGGTGTGATATAGCCGTATGTTTTGAAAATTTTTCTGCCTTGTGGGCTGAAAAGAAAGTCGTAAAAGGCCCGGACGGCGTTGGGATGGTTTTTCTCGCCGTGCTTGAGGATCACGACGCCCTGCTGGATCGGGGAGTAGAGTGCGGGATCGACATCGACAAAGCTACCTTTGCCTGCCACCTTGGGCGAAAGCACGACCGATTTGGCCGTCATACCGATATCGGCGGCTTTGGAGACGATGTACTGATTGGTCTGCGATACGCTCTCCGCATAGATCAGTTTGGATTTGACTGCATCGTAAACACCTGCATTCTGCATCGCTTTGAGTGCCTGAATGCCGTAGGGGGCGTTTTTGGGGTTGGGGATGGCGATGCGTTCGGCCGCAGGATTCGTCAAAGATTTCAGACCCGCTTTCGTATCGATCGGTTTGAGCGTCCAGATGACCAGTGAACCGTAAGCGTAGACCCTGGGTTCGGTGACGGCGAACCCATGTTTACGCAGGTACTCGGGATACTTCATATTGGCGGACAAAAAGAGGTCGAAAGGCGCGCCGCTTTTGATCTGTGCGGTCAGTTTCCCCGAAGAGGAGATGACGGTACGGACCGTAATCCCGGTCTCTTTCTCGAATGTTTTTTGCAGTTCGGCCATGGCGAACTGGACGTTGGCCGCCGTGGCAACGGTGATCTCTTCGGCGACGGCACCCATGGCGGCCAGTGAAACCAAAAATAGCAACAGACTCTTTTTCATGATATCACTCCTTGTCGGTTGCCAGAATGACGCTGCCGGCTTTAAATACGGCACAAACTTCGCTGCCGCCCTCGATCTTCATGGCCAAAGCCGATTCGCGGGTCACGATTACGCTGATGACGTCGCCGTTGGCTGTTTGCAAGATCACCTCGGTATTGACTGCCCCCTCTTTGACGGCACTGACGGTCCCGCAGATTTTGTTGCGCGCGCTGATCGAACGGACGGACGGTTCGGCCAGCATAATCCACGACGCTTTCAAGATCGCCAGGCATGGTTTGCCGGGGGCGAGCCCGAGAGATTCCGCGCTTTCATCGGTGATGATGGCACACAGGGGCGTTCCATTCTCGAGCGCCATTTCGACTTCAGTGTTGACCGCGCCCCGTTTCAGGCCGGTCACGGTGCATTTGAACGCATTTCTCGCGCTGATTTTCATGGAACACTCCTTTTAGAAAAGGTAGTTCGGTCGAAGTTGCAGATGCATAAAAGAGCCCCTGAAAAAATGGAACCATCGATCGTTATATTTAAATATATACAACGAAATTGTAATAATCTGCTACATAATTTTCGCTTAAAGCCATCTGTTTCAGCGCGCCAAAAGCACGTGTGAGGATTGAAAGACGGCGTAGGCTGTATCGCCTTCGCAAAACTTCAGTTCATTGAGCGATTCGGAGGTAATGACGGCGGTAATGGTATTGTCGCCTTGAAGCTGGAGTGTGACTTCGGAAAGCAGACCGTCGTTTTGGATGCTGACGATGGTGCCCTTCAGGCAATTTCTGGCACTGAGTGTCGGCGGTTCGGTCGCCAGAAGCACCCAGTTGCTTTTAATGAGCGCGAATAAATCTGTGCCGACGTCGATTCCCATGGCTTTGGCGCTTTTATGGGTGATTGAGGCATAGATGGTCTCTTTTCCGCCAAGCGTCAATTCGACTTCACACGTCACGGCGGAACTCTTCATTGAAGTTACCGTGCCGTGGTATTGATTGCGCGCACTGGTCTGCAGGGTCAAACGGCGTCCGAATGACAGAAGGTTTTCAAGGGCGTCTCCTTGTTCACCGAGCAAGTCGAAGAGCTTTTGCTGCAGTGTGGAGATCTCTTTGTACATACGGATATACTCGTGCCCCTTGGCGGTTAGACGCGTACCGCCGCCCCCTTTACCGCCGGTTTCTCGGACAACGATCGGCTCCGCACTGAGATTGTTCATCTCGTTGACGGCATCCCATGCGGCTTTATAGCTCATTTTCATCGCTTTGGCCGCTTTGGAAATCGACCCATAGCGGTCGATCTGCTCGAGAAGTTCGATGCGCCCTTTTCCGAAAAAAGC
Coding sequences:
- the modB gene encoding molybdate ABC transporter permease subunit, whose amino-acid sequence is MDAQFWTTMALTFKLAVVTTIILLFIGVPLAYFLASTRSRFKPIIETVVSMPLVLPPTVLGFYLLVAFSSEHAFGKFCEEVLGFRLPFTFEGLVLGSAIFSLPFMVHPIQAGLQNLPKSLTEAAQMLGKSRTSILFRVLLPNIKPSLLTGIVITFAHTVGEFGVVLMIGGNIPGETRVASIAIYDEVEALNYDIANHYALILFAVTFSILLVVYLVNRSFMQKM
- a CDS encoding TOBE domain-containing protein, which encodes MNRLKGSVTAIQCSGELSQVDIACGNTGLTAFMLGKPNENPGVAVGSDVWVLFKESEVALAKGFSGALSLRNRFEGRIGKIVLGDLLAEVTLAYAGDTIVSIISRRACEAMELKVGDRVTALVKANEITLMESD
- the modA gene encoding molybdate ABC transporter substrate-binding protein, which produces MKKSLLLFLVSLAAMGAVAEEITVATAANVQFAMAELQKTFEKETGITVRTVISSSGKLTAQIKSGAPFDLFLSANMKYPEYLRKHGFAVTEPRVYAYGSLVIWTLKPIDTKAGLKSLTNPAAERIAIPNPKNAPYGIQALKAMQNAGVYDAVKSKLIYAESVSQTNQYIVSKAADIGMTAKSVVLSPKVAGKGSFVDVDPALYSPIQQGVVILKHGEKNHPNAVRAFYDFLFSPQGRKIFKTYGYITP
- a CDS encoding DUF6858 family protein → MTQKVFKEKYPIFELIIDKEETTCKTVDDVIDYFKAKIEEHPVAAYIATFDHYAHTSGLAEGEINEKIKGAKNIVFCFGKELPTPEVMAVRPRSIGVSDMGDKFVVIFMEAPNPQANNAMESWAKALKNA
- a CDS encoding TOBE domain-containing protein produces the protein MKISARNAFKCTVTGLKRGAVNTEVEMALENGTPLCAIITDESAESLGLAPGKPCLAILKASWIMLAEPSVRSISARNKICGTVSAVKEGAVNTEVILQTANGDVISVIVTRESALAMKIEGGSEVCAVFKAGSVILATDKE
- a CDS encoding DUF420 domain-containing protein, yielding MFETGFFGTAAPFYMDLATLYFTLLPLLMGGAVMLAVRRRLRLHAHMQTALFAATMAMVLFFEVGVRIDGGYRYYIARTSIPETAMALYMVVHVTVALVAVVAWGYLVIRSLKTFRQRQPMFAAHRRIGRWVFVGMALTSLMGLGVYWLLFVQGVS
- a CDS encoding cation:proton antiporter: MTYLPIILAGIFFSVAINSLLKRVGIPTVIGYIATGIAISAVFALHHDHYHELSEIAEFGIVFLMFTIGLEFSFRQLVAMRKEVMLYGSLQMGFSALLFGLAAHLFGMAAEGAIITGLALGLSSTAIVLKALNESGDVQTPYGRKAVGILIFQDLAVIPILLTVTIFSSENSDIFAMLKTILLDAVVVGIIIYLVGKYMIEWLLGWVTRANSSEIFLGTVLFLVVGSAELAHLFGFTYSLGAFLAGMMLAETHYKYQIEAELVPFRDLLLGLFFVTVGMQIDLQEVAHSIVTIFLVALVVMVVKFGVIFLFMRFFTRPRVALKTALALAQVGEFALAVFALAQANRLIGNTQTQILLSAVVISMILSVFILSRVRDIADRFIPEPEPEIVKVESTGFSDHVIVCGFGPLGRKVAVELKRQGVTYLILEHDIQRMEWGRKMGEPIFFANAANEEVLKHFDVGRASAVIVAVDHIRHLRLICEALMQVAPHANVVVKVHCEEEAEMIRDLNIDHILVESREMARLLVAEAMRCRLGIAQPKS
- a CDS encoding sulfate/molybdate ABC transporter ATP-binding protein, producing the protein MIELALKKKLLSTEGELELSIKTTIENGEFVAFFGESGAGKTTVLRMIAGLETPDAGRIVVDGETWFDSRKKIDLPPAKRKIGFVFQDYALFPNMTVAENLRFALQKGENPVIVDELIETIGLRELADRLPSQLSGGQQQRVAVARALVRRPRLLLLDEPLSALDHAMRIRLQDELAEIHKRFKLTTILVSHDPSEIFRLCGSVYRLERGEIKEVGTPSEVFVKERISSSFKFVGEVLAIEPCEMVYLLTVAVGTQIVKIMATEREREGLRIGSRIQIVSKAFHPMIFRAETAKGNSED
- a CDS encoding TOBE domain-containing protein, encoding MKIKSNLWFENEQKAFFGKGRIELLEQIDRYGSISKAAKAMKMSYKAAWDAVNEMNNLSAEPIVVRETGGKGGGGTRLTAKGHEYIRMYKEISTLQQKLFDLLGEQGDALENLLSFGRRLTLQTSARNQYHGTVTSMKSSAVTCEVELTLGGKETIYASITHKSAKAMGIDVGTDLFALIKSNWVLLATEPPTLSARNCLKGTIVSIQNDGLLSEVTLQLQGDNTITAVITSESLNELKFCEGDTAYAVFQSSHVLLAR
- the pyrG gene encoding glutamine hydrolyzing CTP synthase, with protein sequence MTKYIFVTGGVLSSLGKGITAASVGTLLKQTGLDVSILKMDPYLNMDPGTMSPLEHGEVFVTADGAETDLDLGHYERFLNVDLSKKNNFTTGQIYHTVLTKERKGEYLGKTIQVVPHIVGEVKQRIFDAGKGKDVLIVELGGTVGDIEGLPFLETIRQIKHELGSERVINIHVTLVPYIKAAGELKTKPTQHSVQELRRIGITPHMIIARCEKPLPKELRRKIAMSCDVDMDSVIECMDAPTIYQVPLNFLKDGIMHPLTKRFHLADKEPNMEEWDILVKRIIAPRDEITIAFVGKYLNLKESYKSLTEALIHAGAALDTKINIHWVDSEDVEEKGIEETIGEVDGILVAGGFGVRGVEGKIMAIRHARENKIPYLGICLGMQLSLIEYARNVLGIEEANSVEFDPETKEPVIYLIDEFIDQSGEKQVRTHKSPLGGTMRLGAYPCEIKEGTKLFEAYGGKKIIYERHRHRYEANPAYRERLENAGMIVSGESNGLIEAVEVKEHPWFLGVQFHPEFTSRLQNPNPSILAFANAALTAKNAENE